One part of the Rutidosis leptorrhynchoides isolate AG116_Rl617_1_P2 chromosome 1, CSIRO_AGI_Rlap_v1, whole genome shotgun sequence genome encodes these proteins:
- the LOC139890088 gene encoding uncharacterized protein — protein MVVYMVNVYAPQNVQDKLVLWNKISDFMANNVGDYILFGDWNAVRLANDRSGTEYCATDAFNFNNFINNNVLHEVPLGGLKFTWRTKAGNKLSKLDRFFVTNNVLMCVDHLKGVVLPRGFSDHSPILLFQEKVDYGPTYFKVFDSWFERAGFDDTVRKEWAEINANNGQHVTKKLRLLKSKLKDWISQSRKIESVRLKEVVEKLNGLDVLIDVGWATESQVNDRNVLFQEREVLSKLESLDLLQKSRLKWDVEGDENSKFFHCSVKHKRK, from the coding sequence AAACGTTCAAGACAAACTTGTTCTTTGGAATAAAATTTCTGATTTTATGGCTAATAATGTTGGGGATTACATTCTTTTTGGTGATTGGAACGCGGTTCGTTTGGCTAATGATAGAAGTGGAACGGAGTATTGTGCCACAGATGCTTTTAAttttaataactttattaataacaatGTTCTCCATGAGGTTCCTCTCGGCGGTTTAAAATTCACGTGGCGCACTAAAGCaggtaataaactaagtaaactcgATAGATTTTTTGTTACTAACAATGTGTTGATGTGTGTTGAccatttaaaaggtgtggtgcttcCTCGCGGGTTTTCTGATCACTCGCCCATTTTACTTTTTCAAGAAAAAGTGGACTATGGTCCTACATATTTTAAAGTTTTTGATTCTTGGTTCGAAAGAGCAGGTTTTGATGATACGGTGCGTAAAGAATGGGCTGAGATTAATGCTAATAATGGCCAGCATGTCACTAAAAAGTTGAGATTACTTAAATCTAAGCTTAAAGACTGGATTTCACAATCCAGGAAGATTGAGTCGGTCCGTTTAAAAGAAGTTGTGGAAAAATTAAATGGGCTTGACGTGTTAATTGATGTGGGCTGGGCTACTGAATCGCAGGTTAATGATCGAAATGTTCTGTTCCAGGAACGTGAAGTATTGTCCAAGCTTGAGTCTCTAGATTTATTGCAAAAGTCTCGCTTAAAATGGGATGTTGAGGGAGATGAGAATTCGAAGTTTTTTCACTGTTCTGTTAAACACAAAcgcaaataa